In Solanum pennellii chromosome 7, SPENNV200, the following are encoded in one genomic region:
- the LOC107026322 gene encoding RNA-binding KH domain-containing protein PEPPER-like: MASIEQIQNGSLVTHEFEDSQVKPEEADGGLVNIGQEVSIVKPKWPGWPGSCVFRLIVPVLKVGSIIGRKGELVKKMCEETGAKIRVLDGPPSSPDRVVLISGKEEPEAALSPAMVAVIRVFKRVTGLSEGEDDVNLFGVAGAAFCSIRLLVASSQAVNLIGKQGSLIKPIQQSTGASIRVLSNDEMSIYATSDERIVEIQGEALKVLKALELVIGHLRKFLVDHSVLPLFEKNYNTPAVQERETEPWSERTMLNTSRSGLGDYPPRSGLGDYPPRSGLGDYPPRSGLGDYPPRSGLGDYPPPTKRDSLFPERESQLDSHYHSTGLSLYGQDFGLSGTRTSGVGRAGNSVITQISQTVQMQIPLTYAEDIIGIGGANIAYIRRTSGAVLTVQESRGLSDEITVEIKGMSSQVQTAQQLIQEFMSSHKDSLPSSYGQLDTGLRQSSYSNLGGGSYPSSSYGGQYYGGGYGSFGAGGGYSSYRSRTE; this comes from the exons ATGGCTTCCATCGAACAAATCCAAAATGGTTCTCTTGTAACGCATGAATTTGAAGATTCTCAAGTGAAACCGGAAGAAGCAGACGGAGGTTTGGTGAATATCGGACAAGAGGTTTCGATAGTGAAGCCGAAATGGCCTGGATGGCCTGGGAGTTGTGTGTTCAGATTGATTGTACCGGTGCTCAAAGTTGGAAGTATTATTGGGCGTAAAGGAGAACTTGTTAAGAAGATGTGTGAGGAAACTGGGGCTAAGATTCGTGTACTTGATGGACCTCCTTCTTCTCCTGATCGCGTT GTTCTAATATCAGGTAAAGAAGAACCCGAGGCAGCATTATCTCCTGCTATGGTAGCTGTAATAAGAGTGTTCAAACGTGTCACTGGTCTATCTGAAGGTGAAGATGATGTCAACTTATTTGGAGTTGCTGGGGCTGCATTCTGCTCCATCAGACTACTCGTGGCATCATCACAAGCTGTGAACTTAATAGGAAAACAAGGGTCTTTAATCAAGCCTATCCAGCAAAGCACTGGTGCCTCCATTCGAGTTCTTTCCAATG ATGAGATGTCAATCTATGCGACGTCGGATGAGAGAATTGTGGAAATTCAAGGTGAAGCACTTAAGGTTCTTAAAGCTTTAGAATTGGTGATTGGGCACCTTAGGAAGTTCTTGGTGGATCATAGCGTTCTTCCCTTGTTTGAAAAGAAT TACAATACACCTGCCGTTCAGGAGCGCGAAACTGAGCCTTGGTCTGAGAGGACGATGCTTAATACCTCACGATCAGGACTTGGTGATTATCCTCCTCGATCAGGACTTGGTGATTATCCTCCTCGATCAGGGCTAGGTGATTATCCTCCTCGATCAGGACTAGGTGATTATCCTCCTCGATCAGGACTTGGTGATTATCCTCCTCCAACAAAGAGGGACTCACTGTTTCCCGAACGTGAAAGCCAGCTGGACTCACATTATCATTCTACTGGACTTTCATTGTATGGGCAAGACTTTGGACTTTCTGGAACTCGCACTTCAGGTGTGGGTCGTGCTGGGAATTCTGTTATTACTCAG ATATCCCAAACTGTTCAAATGCAAATACCATTAACTTATGCAGAAGATATCATTGGCATAGGGGGAGCAAATATTGCTTATATACGCCGTACTAGTGGTGCCGTTCTTACGGTGCAAGAAAGTAGGGGTTTATCTGATGAAATCACGGTGGAAATAAAAGGGATGTCATCACAAGTTCAGACAGCTCAGCAACTTATCCAG GAATTTATGAGCAGCCACAAAGATTCACTTCCAAGCAGTTATGGCCAGTTAGATACAGGCTTGAGGCAATCATCTTACTCTAACCTAGGTGGGGGCTCTTATCCATCATCTTCATACGGCGGGCAATATTATGGTGGTGGCTATGGATCATTTGGTGCTGGTGGAGGATACAGTAGCTACAGGTCAAGAACAGAATAG